Proteins encoded in a region of the Halioglobus maricola genome:
- a CDS encoding zinc-dependent peptidase codes for MATVIFLLIVAAGFALFLYQTFWRDKLIRRRPFSPAWRGILEKNVPVYQQLEASERVRLEQLIQLFLAEKEFYGCDGLDLTDEIRITIAGQACLLLLGRGWQIYPGLMSVLVYPTAFIAEREVRDEDGTVSYAGHQLLGESWSNGKVILSWDDVTRGGRDFHDGHNVVLHEFAHQLDGLSGATNGAPPLGGSNHDTWAQVFSDNYDDLRARSARGLPTVLDSYGSTNPAEFFAVATEAFYERPSALERVRPDLYAELQRYYRVEPKRWEREYTPPPRSNSAANWPGECD; via the coding sequence ATGGCAACTGTTATATTTCTGCTCATCGTCGCCGCCGGCTTCGCTCTGTTCCTGTATCAGACATTCTGGCGCGACAAACTGATCCGCCGACGCCCCTTCAGTCCGGCCTGGCGCGGTATTCTTGAAAAAAATGTTCCCGTATATCAGCAACTTGAGGCCAGCGAACGTGTCCGCCTGGAGCAGCTGATACAGCTTTTTTTAGCCGAGAAGGAATTCTATGGCTGTGATGGCCTGGACCTGACCGATGAAATTCGCATCACCATTGCGGGCCAGGCCTGCTTGTTGCTGCTGGGGCGAGGCTGGCAGATATATCCCGGACTGATGTCAGTGCTGGTCTACCCCACTGCTTTTATCGCCGAGCGTGAGGTGCGGGACGAGGACGGCACCGTCAGCTACGCGGGGCACCAGCTGCTCGGCGAATCCTGGAGCAATGGCAAGGTCATTCTTTCCTGGGACGACGTTACCCGAGGCGGTAGGGATTTTCACGACGGCCACAACGTGGTTCTGCACGAGTTCGCTCACCAACTGGACGGGCTGTCCGGAGCCACGAACGGCGCCCCGCCACTGGGCGGTAGCAACCACGACACCTGGGCCCAGGTTTTCAGCGATAACTATGACGATCTGCGGGCGCGCTCAGCCCGCGGCCTGCCAACGGTGTTGGATAGCTATGGCAGCACCAATCCTGCGGAATTCTTCGCTGTGGCAACAGAAGCATTCTATGAGCGACCCTCAGCCCTGGAACGGGTCCGGCCAGACCTCTATGCAGAACTACAGCGCTATTACCGGGTAGAACCGAAGCGCTGGGAACGGGAGTACACACCCCCGCCGCGCTCAAACTCAGCGGCCAACTGGCCCGGCGAATGCGACTAG
- the yihA gene encoding ribosome biogenesis GTP-binding protein YihA/YsxC: MTDPDQIAAPEAPDYRQAQFLTSAAKLHQCPEDEGWEVAFAGRSNAGKSSAINSLTNNKKLAKTSKTPGRTQLINFFELTPNQRLVDLPGYGFAKVPVAVKKEWTRQLENYLAKRQALRGMILLMDVRHPLQPFDQQMLDWALAAHMPVHILLTKADKLKKGPANNSLLSVRKALKEHEDLVSVQLFSALKHSGHDQLRAVLDHWLTDMSVFDEDEIESV, encoded by the coding sequence ATGACTGACCCGGATCAAATCGCCGCTCCGGAGGCCCCCGACTACCGCCAGGCCCAGTTCCTGACCAGTGCGGCGAAGTTGCATCAGTGCCCTGAGGACGAAGGCTGGGAAGTGGCCTTTGCCGGACGCTCAAACGCCGGAAAATCGAGTGCAATCAATAGTTTAACGAATAATAAAAAACTAGCAAAAACCTCCAAGACCCCCGGCCGCACGCAGCTCATCAACTTTTTCGAACTGACACCGAACCAGCGCCTGGTAGACCTGCCCGGCTACGGCTTTGCCAAGGTTCCGGTCGCGGTCAAGAAAGAGTGGACGCGACAACTGGAGAACTATCTGGCCAAACGGCAGGCACTGCGAGGCATGATCCTGCTGATGGATGTCCGCCACCCTCTGCAACCATTCGACCAACAGATGCTCGACTGGGCGCTGGCAGCACATATGCCCGTGCACATCTTGCTAACCAAGGCGGACAAGCTCAAAAAGGGCCCCGCCAACAACAGCCTGTTGTCCGTCCGCAAGGCGCTGAAGGAACACGAGGACTTGGTGAGCGTGCAGCTGTTTTCAGCACTCAAACACAGCGGGCACGATCAGTTGCGAGCGGTTCTGGACCACTGGCTCACCGATATGAGTGTTTTTGATGAGGACGAAATAGAGTCCGTGTAG